Below is a window of Candidatus Methylomirabilota bacterium DNA.
GCGCATGATCACGTCGCGCTCGTTCGACAACGGCGCCGGTTGCACGCCCTTCGTCTTCTCGACTCTGGTGGCCCCCACCGCGGTGCCGCTGGATCTGGGCCTGCAGTTCACCACGCCGTTCCGGGTGCAATAGCCGCTCAGGGGCGTCCCATCTGACGGGCCACGGCGCAGCTCAGCTCGCTGGCCGGATCCTCGATCCGCGTCACGGATGTTCGCCACGACCGTATCCGAGGCGCTGCGGGGCGTCAAGGGCGAGAGCTCGACTCGCCCGTCAGATCTGTCTCCAGAGGAACTCTGCCTTCGCCATCCGTCGCAGGATGGTCGCCACCTGGCGCTGATAGGCGGGGCTCGCCGCCCCGGGATGCCAGGTCTTGGGCTGGGGGAGGCTGGCCGCGAGCCGCGCCGCGTCCTGCTCGCCGAGGTCGGCCGCGGGCTTTGCGAAGTACCGCTGGCTGGCCGCGCCGACCCCGTAGATTCCCGGGCCGAACTCCACCACGTTGAGGTAGAGCTCGAGGATACGCCGCTTGCCGAGGGCGCGCTCGAGCTGCCAGGTCAGGAGCGCCTCCTTGAGCTTCCGGAGGGGGTTGCGCGACGGCGAGAGCCACAGGTTCTTGGCGAGCTGCTGCGTGATGGTGGAGGCGCCCCGGGGGGCCTCCAGGTCTTCGACGGCCCGCTCCAGCGCGATCTTGACCTCCGAGAGCTCGAAGCCGCCGTGGGAGAAGAAGTTGATGTCCTCCGCCACCAGCACCGCCCGCTTGAGATGCGGCGAGATGCTGGCGTAGGGC
It encodes the following:
- the mtgA gene encoding monofunctional biosynthetic peptidoglycan transglycosylase codes for the protein PYASISPHLKRAVLVAEDINFFSHGGFELSEVKIALERAVEDLEAPRGASTITQQLAKNLWLSPSRNPLRKLKEALLTWQLERALGKRRILELYLNVVEFGPGIYGVGAASQRYFAKPAADLGEQDAARLAASLPQPKTWHPGAASPAYQRQVATILRRMAKAEFLWRQI